From Vitis vinifera cultivar Pinot Noir 40024 chromosome 14, ASM3070453v1, a single genomic window includes:
- the LOC100260452 gene encoding alkane hydroxylase MAH1, whose translation MALTGYDCEILLVVICLLLLLRFFKGKNIIPWNWPLIGMLPTILFQYDQVLDLGAEILERCGGTFLVKGLWLAHSDMLITCIPADAHHVMSTNFWNFPKGPEFRMMLDAFGNGLFISDLEDWSFHRRIGRALFNHQRFQQLSVDITLDKVENGLVPVLEHASQQRLAVDFQDLFQRFGLDATCALITGCDPKSLCLELPDVPFASAMEEAGKVIFLRHVYPKCIWKLQRWLGIGSERILIAAKKTLYDFAAEHVSFMRERSNMGTNQTEGLDILSAYINEDEAFQSSASDKVLIDNILSLLLAGKDTTSAALSWFFWLVSKNPSVETKIIEELKAAVPAKEAEKWHLFDAEELSKLVYLHGALCESLRLFPPVPLQIRTPLQPDILPSGHRVDPSTKVIFHAYAMGRMACAWGKDCLEFKPRDG comes from the coding sequence ATGGCTTTAACAGGCTATGACTGTGAGATCCTTTTAGTGGTTATTTGCCTTCTGCTCCTTCTTCGCTTTTTTAAAGGCAAAAATATAATCCCATGGAATTGGCCTCTCATCGGAATGTTGCCAACGATTCTTTTCCAATATGATCAGGTTTTAGATCTGGGTGCTGAAATTTTAGAAAGATGCGGAGGCACCTTTCTGGTAAAAGGCCTGTGGTTGGCTCACTCGGATATGCTAATCACTTGCATTCCTGCGGACGCGCACCATGTGATGAGCACAAACTTCTGGAATTTTCCCAAAGGGCCTGAGTTTAGGATGATGCTTGATGCTTTTGGGAATGGACTATTCATTTCTGACTTAGAAGACTGGAGTTTCCACCGAAGAATTGGTCGAGCGTTGTTCAATCACCAGAGGTTCCAACAGTTATCAGTGGATATTACCCTGGATAAAGTGGAGAATGGCCTAGTCCCAGTTCTGGAGCATGCTTCCCAACAACGCTTAGCGGTGGACTTTCAAGATTTGTTCCAAAGGTTTGGACTAGATGCAACATGTGCGTTGATCACAGGGTGCGACCCCAAGAGCCTCTGCCTCGAGCTCCCAGATGTTCCATTCGCATCCGCTATGGAAGAGGCTGGAAAAGTGATATTTCTACGCCATGTTTACCCAAAATGCATTTGGAAGTTACAAAGGTGGCTCGGTATTGGGTCAGAGAGAATTTTGATTGCAGCCAAGAAAACCCTCTATGATTTTGCAGCGGAACATGTATCCTTCATGCGAGAAAGGTCGAACATGGGAACTAATCAAACCGAGGGGCTTGATATTTTATCAGCATATATCAATGAAGATGAAGCCTTCCAATCATCGGCCAGTGACAAAGTGTTGATAGACAACATCTTGAGCCTCTTGCTTGCAGGTAAAGACACAACTAGCGCAGCTCTCTCTTGGTTTTTCTGGCTTGTTTCAAAAAACCCTTCAGTTGAAACCAAGATCATTGAAGAACTCAAAGCAGCTGTACCAGCAAAAGAAGCTGAAAAATGGCATCTATTTGATGCAGAAGAGCTAAGCAAGCTGGTTTATCTGCATGGGGCATTGTGTGAATCTCTAAGGCTATTCCCCCCAGTTCCCCTACAGATCAGAACTCCTCTTCAACCAGATATCCTTCCAAGTGGCCACCGGGTTGATCCTTCCACAAAGGTAATTTTTCATGCGTATGCCATGGGCAGGATGGCTTGCGCATGGGGAAAAGACTGCCTAGAATTCAAGCCGAGAGATGGCTGA